The Xiphophorus hellerii strain 12219 chromosome 5, Xiphophorus_hellerii-4.1, whole genome shotgun sequence genome window below encodes:
- the clgn gene encoding calmegin, translating into MKLGGGWVWRLLFLSSLAVAAMASSDEPSEADVLDGDGDMRLDEEEMQVLMADDDEEEEAMVADEEQFDEDKDGDETSETDANVTFQVTYKTPVPTGDVYFAETFDDGSLDRWQPSKTTKEDADDEIAKYDGKWMVEPLKENKVPGDQGLVLKSRAKHHAIAAMLDKPFVFQDEPLVVQYEVNFQDGIDCGGAYIKLLSDSGSLSLEQFHDRTPYTIMFGPDKCGEDYKLHFIFRHKNPLNKDMEEKHAKRADVDLKKFYTDKKTHLYTLVLNPDNSYEMFIDQSSVSRGNLLYDMVPPVNPPKEIDDPNDSKPDDWDERAKIPDPEAVKPDDWDEDAPAKIEDPDALKPEGWLDDEPEFVSDPNAEKPEDWDEEMDGEWEAPQVPNPSCETAPGCGEWKRPMINNPQYKGKWKAPLIDNPNYQGVWKPRKMMNPEYFEDLQPFRMTPFKALGLELWSMTSDIYFDNFIITSHKEVADRWASDSWGLKKLVASANEPGIFSQLLMAAEERPWLWIIYILTVGLPVGLVVLFCWPKKPVDDYVYRRVEQPQSHIEEEEEEEEGGEADEEEKEAGAGEPAAAQDEGESQENNGQGDNQVGADNEEEEMEEEEEEEEESEENKTPERTLEDEQKDGGDVAGESHKQAVRKRRVRKD; encoded by the exons ATGAAACTAGGTGGAGGCTGGGTGTGGCGGCTGCTGTTCCTGTCCTCGCTGGCCGTGGCGGCCATGGCGTCCAGCGACGAGCCTTCTGAGGCGGACGTTCTGGACGGCGATGGCGACATGCGCCTTGACGAGGAGGAAATGCAGGTTCTGATGGCGGACGatgacgaagaggaggaggcgaTGGTGGCGGATGAAGAGCAGTTTGATGAGGATAAAGATGGAGATGAAACGTCTGAAACTGACGCCAATGTCACCTTCCAG GTAACATACAAGACTCCTGTTCCCACTGGAGATGTATACTTTGCAGAAACCTTTGACGATGGGTCACTGGACAG ATGGCAGCCATCAAAAACAACGAAGGAGGATGCAGATGATGAAATCGCCAAATATGATG GAAAGTGGATGGTGGAGCCGCTAAAGGAGAACAAGGTTCCCGGAGACCAAGGCCTGGTGCTCAAGTCCCGGGCCAAACACCACGCCATAGCAGCCATGCTGGACAAACCCTTTGTCTTCCAGGATGAACCTCTGGTTGTCCA gtATGAGGTGAATTTCCAAGATGGTATTGACTGTGGTGGAGCATACATCAAGCTGCTGTCTGACTCTGGCAGCCTCAGTCTG GAACAGTTCCATGACCGTACACCTTACACCATCATGTTTGGCCCTGACAAATGCGGAGAAGACTACAAACTGCACTTCATCTTCCGCCACAAAAACCCCCTGAACAAAGACATGGAGGAGAAACACGCCAAGAGGGCCGACGTGGACCTGAAGAAGTTCTACACCGACAAGAAGACTCACCTCTACACTCTGG TCCTGAACCCAGACAACAGCTACGAGATGTTCATCGATCAGTCGAGCGTGAGCCGTGGCAACCTGCTGTACGACATGGTGCCTCCTGTCAACCCGCCAAAGGAGATCGACGATCCAAATGACTCCAAGCCGGACGACTGGGACGAGAGGGCCAAGATCCCTGACCCCGAGGCTGTGAAGCCTGATGACTG GGACGAGGATGCTCCTGCAAAGATTGAGGATCCTGACGCCTTGAAGCCAGAAGGATGGCTGGATGACGAGCCAGAGTTCGTTTCCgacccaaatgcagagaaaCCAGAGGACTG GGACGAGGAGATGGACGGGGAGTGGGAGGCCCCGCAGGTTCCTAACCCATCCTGTGAGACGGCTCCTGGCTGTGGCGAGTGGAAGCGGCCGATGATCAACAACCCTCAGTATAAGGGCAAGTGGAAAGCCCCTCTGATTGACAACCCCAACTATCAG GGAGTCTGGAAGCCGCGCAAAATGATGAACCCAGAATATTTTGAGGACCTGCAGCCGTTCAGGATGACTCCGTTTAAGGCTTTGGGCCTGGAGCTGTGGTCCATGACCTCAGACATTTACTTCGACAACTTCATCATCACTTCTCACAAGGAGGTGGCTGACCGCTGGGCCTCAGACAGCTGGGGGCTGAAGAAACTGGTGGCCAGCGCCAACGAG CCGGGGATATTTTCTCAGCTGCTGATGGCAGCGGAGGAGAGACCTTGGCTTTGGATAATCTACATCCTGACAGTCGGTCTGCCCGTCGGACTGGTGGTGCTCTTCTGCTGGCCAAAG AAACCAGTAGATGACTACGTATACAGACGGGTCGAACAACCCCAGTCTCACatagaagaggaagaagaggaggaagagggaggagaAGCAGATGAGGAAGAGAAGGAAGCTGGAGCTGGAGAACCAGCAGCAG cacaAGACGAAGGGGAGAGCCAGGAGAATAACGGACAGGGAGACAATCAAGTGGGGGCTGATaatgaagaagaagagatggaggaggaagaggaagaagaagaagaatcggaggaaaacaaaactccaGAAAGAACATTAGAAGATGAG